One genomic segment of Planctomycetaceae bacterium includes these proteins:
- the tsaD gene encoding tRNA (adenosine(37)-N6)-threonylcarbamoyltransferase complex transferase subunit TsaD, with protein MTRRLLLAIESSCDETAAAVIDQDRTVVSSIVASQHELHQDFGGVVPEIASRAHVRRILPVIEAAIQEANCTIAEIAAVAVTSEPGLVGSLLVGLTAAKTLAMSIDVPLITVDHIAAHIYACGMGRPNSVFPAVGFVVSGGHTNLYDCRSATDYRLIAGTTDDAAGEAFDKVARILNLSYPGGPAIQRAAESGDPTAFQLPRPMLNSETLDFSFSGLKTAVLYAARGVPGPGQLPDTPPERVADLAASFQRAAVDVLTHKCRRAVRQLGYSRLCVGGGVAANRLFRQQLTRQCEEDDVKLLIAPMELCTDNAAMAAIAWEYFEQGHFADLNADVLPGLVRPGRTGV; from the coding sequence ATGACCCGTCGACTGCTGCTGGCGATCGAATCGTCATGCGACGAAACCGCCGCGGCCGTTATCGATCAGGACCGCACCGTAGTATCCAGCATCGTGGCTTCTCAGCACGAACTGCATCAGGATTTCGGCGGCGTGGTTCCGGAAATTGCTTCGCGTGCACACGTCAGGCGAATCCTTCCGGTCATCGAAGCGGCTATTCAGGAAGCAAACTGCACCATCGCGGAGATTGCTGCGGTGGCGGTGACGTCAGAACCGGGGCTGGTGGGATCGTTGCTGGTCGGACTGACGGCGGCCAAGACACTGGCGATGAGCATCGACGTTCCACTGATCACTGTTGACCACATCGCCGCGCACATTTATGCCTGCGGAATGGGTCGACCAAACTCAGTGTTTCCCGCAGTCGGATTTGTGGTCAGTGGCGGGCATACAAACCTTTATGATTGCCGTTCGGCGACGGACTATCGCCTGATCGCCGGAACGACTGACGACGCCGCCGGTGAGGCATTCGACAAGGTCGCCCGGATTCTGAATCTATCCTATCCAGGCGGGCCGGCAATTCAGAGGGCCGCTGAGTCTGGTGATCCGACGGCGTTTCAACTGCCGCGACCTATGTTGAATTCCGAAACACTGGACTTCAGCTTCAGCGGACTGAAGACGGCAGTGTTGTACGCAGCCCGCGGAGTGCCGGGGCCGGGCCAGCTTCCGGACACGCCGCCGGAACGCGTGGCCGATCTGGCCGCATCGTTTCAGCGGGCGGCTGTTGATGTCCTGACGCACAAGTGCCGTCGGGCCGTCAGACAACTGGGCTATTCGAGGCTGTGTGTCGGTGGCGGAGTTGCGGCAAATCGACTGTTTCGACAACAACTGACGCGACAGTGTGAAGAGGACGATGTCAAACTTCTGATTGCGCCCATGGAACTCTGCACAGACAATGCCGCCATGGCTGCAATCGCATGGGAGTACTTCGAACAGGGGCATTTTGCAGACCTGAATGCCGACGTGCTGCCCGGACTGGTTCGCCCGGGCCGTACCGGCGTCTGA